From the Colletotrichum lupini chromosome 1, complete sequence genome, the window TCCTCCTGCGCTCCAGCTGCGCTGCGCCCATGACCATGTACATCTGGGATTTCCCGGGGCCCGGCCGCCTCCATTCACTCTAGATCCTCACTCCAGGGATTCAGAGTCAGGCCATTCCAGGTCACTTGATTTCCCGCTCGACTCCCCCTAGGGAGAGAGAATGATGGCGAGTTTTCCTAGGAGATCCAAGTGTCAACGTCGGTCCTTCCCCGAGTGGACGGTGTGTGCCATCGGTGGTCGGTTGGACGTCGGCATCTAATCTCGTACGTGCTTGCTGCGCGGGTCCCTTGGAGTAGAACGGATATCCGCGCCTGAGCCGTGGACGACGAAGGAACGGATGGACGGAAGAAGCCACTGAGGCGTAGACGTAGGCACAGGCGTGTGTATCAAACATTCTCCCTTGTGGATAATGCGTTGCTCTTTTCTGCCTTCTTTCCGTCTTCGAGATGCTGACGTGTTTATCTATATAAAGACTCGAGCCGTGTCCGAAGTGATGTGAGATCTCCCTCGTGTTAGTTACAACCAGCTCTCAGAAGCAGATTGCATTACAAGAAAAACATATTATGGCCAAGTCATCGCTATTCACAGCCCCTCAGGGCACCGGCGTCAAGTCGGAAACCTACATCGTCGTTGGAGGAGGCATCTTTGGCCTCTCTACGATCATCTGGCTGCGTAAATACAAGCCTGACTGCAGTATTGTTCTCATTGACCCTACCGCCCTCACCAACCCCAAGGCGGCGTCCCATGACATCTCCAAGATTGGCAGGAATGACTATCCAAACCTGCCTTACGCAAAGCTGGCCATCGAGGCCTTGAGGTATTGGGAGACTGACTCCTTCTGGAACCCCTTCTTCCACCAAGTCGGCATGATCCGTGCTGAACCTCACAACAACAAGGATAAGAACCACAACGACAAGGCTCAGGATGTCCATCGCGCCCTCGGCCACGAGTCTGGCGCCAGATGGATGACTCCTGACGAGGTGCGAGCCGAATGGCCTGCCTTTGCCACGGCCGACTTTGAGGGACTCGACCGGGTGAGGTATAACCCTCAGTGCGGCTGGTTCGAGGCGGCCAACTCTCTCGAAGCTGCCCGCCAGAGAGTTATCGATGAGGGAGCCAAGCTCATCACGGCCGAGGTCACGAGCTTGCTCTTCAGCAGCGAAGGAGACTGCACGGGGGTCAGGCTGGACAACGGACACGAGGTCAAGGGCGTCGTGTTGCTCTGCACTGGTGCTCGTACCTCGTCGCTGCTCCTGGAGAGTGCCCCTGAGCGTAAGGAGCTTCATGCTGGGGATCGAGTCGTTGCTACCGGTGCCGTGAGCTTCACTACCAGCGTTCAGGGGGCGCATAAGGA encodes:
- a CDS encoding FAD dependent oxidoreductase — protein: MAPSNECKSHYPVLLRSSCAAPMTISQKQIALQEKHIMAKSSLFTAPQGTGVKSETYIVVGGGIFGLSTIIWLRKYKPDCSIVLIDPTALTNPKAASHDISKIGRNDYPNLPYAKLAIEALRYWETDSFWNPFFHQVGMIRAEPHNNKDKNHNDKAQDVHRALGHESGARWMTPDEVRAEWPAFATADFEGLDRVRYNPQCGWFEAANSLEAARQRVIDEGAKLITAEVTSLLFSSEGDCTGVRLDNGHEVKGVVLLCTGARTSSLLLESAPERKELHAGDRVVATGAVSFTTSVQGAHKDKFEGIPVLKNRIPSVKGESMSMTPDGTLKFNCDMAFTYHQFHAMTGKTMSLAPSSPSLTEWTEDGVPERLKEQARKTLKGLYGDEMNDKVIEKYRVCWDATTPGHDFLISPHSRCKNLYVATGGSFHAWKFFPVIGEYVVKMMHGKLEAEYADMWAWDRKPGGQVANATYDIEGDLGEWLKGEKLEC